A single region of the Stenotrophomonas sp. Marseille-Q4652 genome encodes:
- a CDS encoding bifunctional riboflavin kinase/FAD synthetase has product MSRLFRDVDGGELFPQGSVVCIGAFDGLHLGHRALVRHAAARARALGLPAVALAFEPLPREFFATGAKPPRLSLARNKVALLRELGIDSVGLLRFDGRMAATAAEDFVRDMLVRRLGAREVWIGPQFHFGNRRRGNLALLQEMGAGLGFSAGEIEPVHVHGERVSSTRIRELLVAGEFDRTADLLGRPYTIAGRVVRGRQLGRTLGFPTANLRFPKTPALAGIYATWVHGVFEQPWPSVSSFGTRPTVEGVEPLLEAHLFDYAGDLYGRHIEVEFVAKLRDEEKFNDLPALTAQMHRDAEQARRILSEHRLRATA; this is encoded by the coding sequence ATGAGCAGGCTGTTTAGAGACGTCGACGGCGGGGAGTTGTTCCCGCAGGGAAGCGTGGTCTGCATCGGCGCCTTCGATGGCCTGCATCTGGGCCACCGGGCACTGGTGCGCCACGCCGCTGCCCGTGCGCGGGCGCTTGGCCTGCCGGCGGTGGCCCTGGCGTTCGAACCGCTGCCGCGCGAATTCTTCGCCACCGGGGCCAAGCCGCCGCGACTGAGTCTGGCCCGCAACAAGGTCGCGCTGCTGCGCGAGCTGGGCATCGACTCGGTCGGCCTGCTGCGCTTTGACGGGCGCATGGCCGCCACCGCGGCCGAGGACTTCGTGCGCGACATGCTGGTGCGCCGCCTCGGCGCCCGCGAGGTCTGGATCGGCCCACAGTTCCACTTCGGCAACCGCCGCCGCGGCAACCTGGCGCTGCTGCAGGAGATGGGCGCAGGGCTGGGCTTCAGCGCCGGCGAGATCGAACCGGTGCACGTGCACGGCGAGCGTGTGTCCAGCACCCGCATCCGCGAGCTGCTGGTGGCTGGCGAGTTCGACCGCACCGCCGACCTGCTCGGACGGCCGTACACGATTGCCGGGCGGGTGGTGCGCGGCCGCCAGCTGGGCCGCACGCTGGGCTTTCCCACCGCCAACCTGCGCTTCCCCAAGACCCCGGCGCTGGCCGGGATCTACGCCACCTGGGTGCACGGCGTGTTCGAGCAGCCGTGGCCGTCGGTATCCAGCTTCGGCACCCGGCCCACGGTGGAGGGCGTCGAGCCGCTGCTCGAGGCGCACCTGTTCGACTATGCGGGCGACCTGTACGGTCGCCACATCGAAGTGGAGTTCGTCGCCAAGCTGCGCGACGAAGAGAAATTCAACGACCTGCCGGCGCTGACCGCGCAGATGCATCGCGACGCCGAGCAGGCCCGTCGCATCCTTTCAGAACACAGACTGCGAGCCACCGCGTGA
- the ispH gene encoding 4-hydroxy-3-methylbut-2-enyl diphosphate reductase: MDVLLANPRGFCAGVDRAIEIVKRAIETLGAPIYVRHEVVHNRFVVDDLKARGAIFVEELDEVPDGNTVIFSAHGVSKAVRAEADRRGLKVFDATCPLVTKVHLEVSRHCRAGRDVVLIGHEGHPEVEGTMGQWSREGGTGQIYLVESVEDVDALVVAQPDNFAYTTQTTLSVDDTRAVIEALRRRFPAIQGPKNDDICYATQNRQDAVRELARRCDLVLVVGSPNSSNSNRLAELARREGVESYLIDGAHEIDPSWVIGKQHIGLTAGASAPQVLVDGVIARLRELGAGSVAELDGEPESMVFALPKELRLRLVD, translated from the coding sequence ATGGATGTCCTGCTCGCCAACCCCCGAGGCTTCTGTGCCGGCGTCGACCGTGCGATCGAGATCGTCAAGCGTGCGATCGAGACGCTGGGTGCGCCGATCTACGTGCGCCACGAGGTCGTGCACAACCGCTTCGTGGTCGATGACCTGAAGGCGCGCGGGGCGATCTTCGTCGAGGAGCTCGACGAGGTGCCGGACGGCAACACCGTGATCTTCAGCGCCCATGGCGTCTCCAAGGCGGTGCGTGCCGAGGCCGACCGCCGCGGGTTGAAGGTGTTCGATGCCACCTGTCCGCTGGTGACCAAGGTCCACCTGGAAGTCAGCCGCCACTGCCGCGCCGGCCGCGACGTGGTGCTGATCGGCCACGAAGGCCATCCGGAGGTAGAGGGCACGATGGGGCAATGGAGCCGCGAGGGCGGCACCGGCCAGATCTACCTGGTGGAAAGCGTCGAGGACGTGGACGCGCTGGTCGTGGCGCAGCCAGACAACTTCGCCTACACCACCCAGACCACGCTGTCGGTGGACGACACCCGCGCGGTGATCGAGGCGCTGCGCCGGCGCTTCCCGGCCATCCAGGGCCCGAAGAACGACGACATCTGCTACGCCACCCAGAACCGCCAGGACGCGGTGCGCGAACTGGCGCGCCGCTGTGACCTCGTGCTGGTGGTCGGCTCGCCCAACAGCTCCAACTCCAACCGTCTGGCCGAGCTGGCCCGGCGCGAGGGCGTGGAGTCCTACCTGATCGATGGCGCGCACGAGATCGATCCTTCCTGGGTGATCGGCAAGCAGCACATCGGCCTGACCGCGGGCGCCTCCGCGCCGCAGGTGCTGGTCGATGGCGTGATCGCGCGCCTGCGCGAGCTCGGCGCTGGCAGCGTGGCCGAGCTGGATGGCGAGCCCGAGTCGATGGTGTTCGCCCTGCCCAAGGAACTGCGCCTGCGCCTGGTCGATTGA
- the cyoA gene encoding ubiquinol oxidase subunit II — MIPLKSLGRMLRPGLLLVMTAILAGCNSAILSPKGQIGQDEKTLLITATVLMLLVVIPVIVLTLAFAWKYRASNTKARYEPTWSHSTAIEVVVWSIPCMIVLVLAVLTWRSSHALDPYKPLEHEKPGIEIEAVSLDWKWLFIYPEEKVAVVNELKFPVDTPLNFKLTSDTVMNAFFIPHLGSMVYSMAAMETKLHLIANEEGAFPGRSSNYSGNGFSKMHFTAHSVSDAEYQQWLGEVRADGKRMDKAAFAELGAERNHDWYPVTYYGQVEDGLFDWVVEKHMGDNHHFGMKHAARDGAEGHEGHEGHAAHDAGAAEEAVEHAHTEITDEHAAHQGHGVSGE; from the coding sequence ATGATTCCGTTGAAATCTCTTGGACGCATGCTGCGTCCGGGCCTGCTGCTTGTCATGACCGCGATCCTCGCGGGCTGCAACTCGGCCATCCTCAGCCCCAAGGGCCAGATCGGCCAGGACGAGAAGACCCTGCTCATCACGGCCACCGTGCTGATGCTGCTGGTCGTCATTCCCGTGATCGTGCTGACCCTGGCATTCGCATGGAAGTACCGCGCTTCCAACACCAAGGCCCGCTACGAGCCGACGTGGTCGCACTCCACCGCCATCGAAGTGGTGGTCTGGTCGATCCCGTGCATGATCGTGCTGGTACTGGCCGTGCTGACCTGGCGCTCCTCGCATGCGCTGGACCCGTACAAGCCGCTGGAGCATGAAAAGCCGGGCATCGAGATCGAAGCGGTTTCGCTCGACTGGAAGTGGCTGTTCATCTATCCGGAAGAGAAGGTCGCGGTCGTCAACGAACTGAAGTTCCCGGTCGATACCCCGCTGAACTTCAAGCTGACCTCCGACACGGTGATGAATGCGTTCTTCATCCCGCACCTGGGCAGTATGGTCTACTCGATGGCCGCCATGGAGACCAAGCTGCACCTGATCGCCAACGAGGAAGGTGCCTTCCCGGGGCGTTCGTCGAACTACAGCGGCAACGGCTTCTCCAAGATGCACTTCACTGCCCATTCGGTGAGCGATGCCGAGTACCAGCAGTGGCTGGGCGAGGTGCGCGCCGATGGCAAGCGCATGGACAAGGCCGCCTTCGCCGAACTGGGCGCCGAGCGCAACCATGACTGGTACCCGGTAACCTACTACGGCCAGGTCGAGGACGGCCTGTTCGACTGGGTTGTCGAGAAGCACATGGGCGACAACCACCACTTCGGCATGAAGCATGCCGCCAGGGACGGTGCCGAAGGGCACGAGGGCCATGAAGGCCACGCCGCGCATGATGCCGGCGCCGCCGAGGAAGCGGTGGAACACGCGCACACTGAAATCACTGACGAGCACGCGGCCCACCAGGGGCACGGCGTCTCGGGAGAATGA
- the lspA gene encoding signal peptidase II: MTAARPHPNALVWLLLSAAVIGLDQWSKAWVLSSLPEYQPVVVIEGFWNWFRTYNTGAAFSFLSNAGGWQLYFFTALAVGISGLLAFWLSRTARGDWRGALPYALVIGGAIGNVIDRLVHGHVVDFIQWHVGEHYWPAFNVADMAIVGGAIGIALFGLFEGKKAKKAG, translated from the coding sequence ATGACCGCTGCGCGTCCGCATCCCAATGCACTGGTGTGGCTGCTGCTGTCGGCAGCCGTGATCGGCCTGGACCAGTGGTCCAAGGCCTGGGTGCTGTCCAGCCTGCCCGAGTACCAGCCGGTGGTCGTCATCGAGGGCTTCTGGAACTGGTTCCGCACTTACAACACCGGCGCGGCATTCAGCTTCCTCAGCAATGCCGGTGGCTGGCAGCTGTATTTCTTCACCGCTCTGGCAGTGGGCATCAGCGGGCTGCTGGCGTTCTGGCTGTCGCGTACCGCCCGCGGTGACTGGCGCGGCGCGCTGCCGTACGCGCTCGTGATCGGCGGCGCGATCGGCAACGTGATTGACCGCCTGGTGCATGGTCACGTGGTCGACTTCATCCAGTGGCACGTCGGCGAGCATTACTGGCCGGCGTTCAACGTGGCCGACATGGCGATCGTCGGTGGCGCCATCGGCATCGCACTGTTCGGTCTGTTCGAAGGCAAGAAGGCCAAGAAAGCGGGATAA
- the rpsT gene encoding 30S ribosomal protein S20, translating into MANIKSAKKRAKQTVVRNARNTAQRSMLRTAVKKVIKALDANDATGAEAAFAVAQPILDRFSARGLIHKNKAARHKSRITARIKALKAA; encoded by the coding sequence GTGGCCAATATCAAGTCCGCAAAGAAGCGCGCCAAGCAGACCGTCGTGCGCAACGCGCGCAACACGGCTCAGCGTTCGATGCTGCGCACCGCTGTCAAGAAGGTGATCAAGGCCCTGGACGCCAACGATGCCACCGGCGCCGAAGCCGCCTTCGCCGTCGCCCAGCCGATCCTCGACCGTTTCAGCGCCCGCGGCCTGATCCACAAGAACAAGGCTGCGCGTCACAAGAGCCGCATCACCGCCCGCATCAAGGCCCTCAAGGCCGCCTGA
- the ileS gene encoding isoleucine--tRNA ligase — protein sequence MSQDYKATLNLPATDFPMRGDLPKREPGILARWEEQGLYAQLRANAEGRPLFVLHDGPPYANGQIHLGHAVNKILKDIIVKSRYLAGFDAPYVPGWDCHGLPIEIAVEKKFGKVGTKLDAVQFRQKCREYAAEQIELQRRDFKRLGVTGDWDNPYKTLDFAFEANEIRALAKIVANGHLVRGAKPVHWCFDCGSALAEAEIEYQDKTSPAIDVAYAARDGKALAASFGVELPGDVEVAVPIWTTTPWTLPASLAVSLGADIEYALVEGPAHEGRRRWLVLASALAERSLKRYGVEEVIVHGHAPGSALENQLLAHPFYPQRDIPLLNGEHVSDADGTGAVHTAPGHGQEDFVVSQKYGLMDTYNAGQVNPVDGRGVYLESTPPAGDVGLAGLHLWKAQPLIVDVLRASGALLAFAEIQHSYPHCWRHKTPVVFRATPQWFISMDKAGLRADAMAAIDSVGWFPGWGKARISSMVDGRPDWCISRQRTWGVPIALFTHRQTGEPHPRSVELMNAVADRVQVEGIDVWYSLDASELLGEEAAQYEKVTDILDVWFDSGVTHEGVLLERGFGKPADLYLEGSDQHRGWFQSSLLTGVAIDRHAPYKQCLTHGFTVDEHGRKMSKSLGNGIEPQDIMKTLGADILRLWIASADYSNEMSLSQEILKRNADAYRRLRNTARFLLGNLDGFDPAAHAVPLDGMVVLDRWIVHRAWELQEKIKAAYDVYNMAEIVQLLLNFCSVDLGSLYLDVTKDRLYTMPTDSRGRRSAQTAMFHIAEAFTRWIAPILTFTADELWGYLPGGRKDNVLFTTWYEGLASMPADAQLSAADFDQLLAVREQVAKVLEPMRANGAIGAALEAEITIAASEEQAVRWQPLADELRFLFISGDVQVRPATTDEVFVSAQPTSKDKCVRCWHYRADVGSVAAHPELCGRCAGNVDGAAEDRRWF from the coding sequence GTGAGCCAGGACTACAAAGCCACCCTCAACCTGCCGGCAACCGATTTCCCGATGCGCGGCGACCTGCCCAAGCGCGAGCCGGGCATCCTGGCGCGCTGGGAGGAGCAGGGGCTGTACGCGCAGTTGCGCGCCAACGCCGAAGGCCGTCCGCTGTTCGTGCTGCACGACGGCCCGCCCTATGCCAACGGCCAGATCCACCTGGGCCACGCGGTCAACAAGATCCTCAAGGACATCATCGTCAAGTCGCGCTACCTGGCCGGCTTCGATGCGCCCTACGTGCCGGGCTGGGACTGCCACGGCCTGCCGATCGAGATCGCGGTGGAGAAGAAGTTCGGCAAGGTCGGCACCAAGCTGGACGCGGTGCAGTTCCGGCAGAAGTGCCGCGAGTACGCCGCCGAGCAGATCGAGCTGCAGCGCCGCGACTTCAAGCGCCTGGGCGTGACCGGCGACTGGGACAACCCGTACAAGACCCTGGACTTCGCCTTCGAGGCCAACGAGATCCGCGCGCTGGCCAAGATCGTGGCCAATGGCCACCTGGTGCGCGGCGCCAAGCCGGTGCACTGGTGCTTTGACTGCGGCTCGGCGCTGGCCGAGGCCGAGATCGAATACCAGGACAAGACCTCGCCGGCGATCGACGTGGCCTACGCCGCGCGCGACGGCAAGGCGCTGGCGGCCAGCTTCGGCGTGGAGCTGCCTGGCGACGTGGAAGTGGCGGTGCCGATCTGGACCACCACGCCGTGGACGCTGCCGGCCTCGCTGGCGGTGTCGCTGGGTGCCGACATCGAATACGCGCTGGTTGAAGGTCCGGCCCATGAGGGCCGCCGCCGCTGGCTGGTCCTGGCCTCGGCGCTGGCCGAGCGTTCGCTCAAGCGTTATGGCGTGGAGGAGGTGATCGTCCACGGCCACGCCCCGGGCTCGGCGCTGGAGAACCAGCTGCTGGCGCATCCGTTCTACCCGCAGCGCGACATCCCGCTGCTCAACGGCGAGCACGTGTCCGATGCCGACGGCACCGGCGCGGTGCACACCGCGCCCGGGCACGGCCAGGAAGACTTCGTGGTCAGCCAGAAGTACGGGCTGATGGACACGTACAACGCCGGCCAGGTCAATCCGGTCGACGGCCGTGGCGTGTACCTGGAATCGACCCCGCCGGCGGGCGACGTGGGACTGGCCGGGCTGCACCTGTGGAAGGCGCAGCCGCTGATCGTGGACGTGCTGCGTGCCTCCGGCGCGCTGCTGGCCTTCGCAGAGATCCAGCACAGCTACCCGCACTGCTGGCGGCACAAGACGCCGGTGGTGTTCCGCGCCACCCCGCAGTGGTTCATCTCGATGGACAAGGCCGGCCTGCGTGCCGATGCCATGGCTGCCATCGACAGCGTCGGCTGGTTCCCGGGCTGGGGCAAGGCGCGCATCAGTTCCATGGTCGACGGCCGCCCGGACTGGTGCATCAGCCGCCAGCGGACCTGGGGCGTGCCGATCGCGCTGTTCACCCATCGCCAGACCGGTGAACCGCATCCGCGCAGCGTCGAGCTGATGAACGCGGTGGCCGACCGCGTGCAGGTCGAGGGGATCGACGTGTGGTACTCGCTCGATGCCAGCGAGCTGCTGGGCGAGGAGGCCGCGCAGTACGAGAAGGTCACCGACATCCTCGACGTCTGGTTTGACTCGGGCGTGACCCATGAAGGCGTGCTGCTGGAGCGTGGCTTCGGCAAGCCGGCCGATCTGTACCTGGAAGGTTCTGACCAGCACCGCGGCTGGTTCCAGTCCTCGCTGCTGACCGGCGTGGCGATCGACCGCCATGCGCCGTACAAGCAATGCCTGACCCACGGCTTCACCGTGGACGAGCACGGTCGCAAGATGTCCAAGTCGCTGGGCAACGGTATCGAGCCGCAGGACATCATGAAGACCCTGGGCGCGGACATCCTGCGCCTGTGGATCGCCAGCGCCGACTATTCCAACGAGATGTCGCTGTCGCAGGAAATCCTCAAGCGCAATGCCGACGCCTACCGCCGCCTGCGCAACACCGCGCGCTTCCTGCTCGGCAACCTGGACGGCTTCGACCCGGCCGCGCACGCGGTGCCGCTGGACGGCATGGTCGTGCTCGACCGCTGGATCGTGCACCGCGCCTGGGAGCTGCAGGAGAAGATCAAGGCTGCCTACGACGTCTACAACATGGCCGAGATCGTCCAGCTGCTGCTGAACTTCTGCAGCGTGGACCTGGGCTCGCTGTACCTGGACGTGACCAAGGACCGCCTGTACACGATGCCGACCGATTCGCGCGGCCGGCGCTCGGCGCAGACGGCGATGTTCCACATCGCCGAGGCCTTCACCCGCTGGATCGCGCCGATCCTGACCTTCACCGCCGACGAGCTGTGGGGCTACCTGCCGGGCGGGCGCAAGGACAACGTGCTGTTCACCACCTGGTACGAGGGCCTGGCGTCAATGCCGGCCGACGCCCAGCTGTCAGCCGCTGATTTCGACCAGTTGCTGGCCGTGCGCGAGCAGGTGGCCAAGGTGCTCGAGCCGATGCGCGCCAACGGCGCCATCGGTGCCGCGCTGGAGGCGGAGATCACCATCGCCGCCAGCGAAGAGCAGGCCGTGCGCTGGCAGCCGCTGGCAGACGAGCTGCGCTTCCTGTTCATCAGCGGCGATGTGCAGGTGCGCCCGGCGACCACCGACGAGGTGTTCGTCAGCGCCCAGCCGACCAGCAAGGACAAGTGCGTGCGCTGCTGGCACTATCGTGCCGACGTCGGCAGCGTGGCCGCGCATCCGGAGCTGTGTGGCCGTTGCGCCGGCAACGTCGACGGCGCCGCCGAAGACCGGCGGTGGTTCTGA
- the murJ gene encoding murein biosynthesis integral membrane protein MurJ — MAVSGKLLRSAAVFSSMTFLSRISGLVRDQVYAQVFGASAAMDAFVVAFRIPNFMRRLSAEGSFSMAFVPVLAEYRARGDHAAVKALVDRVAGVLSASLLLVTALAIAAAPWLMQVFAPGFPAGSEQAELATLMLRITFPYALFISIASLVGGVLNSYQRFAIPALSPILLNVSMIAAALCLAPQLESWGYEPVLALAWGVFAAGILQLAFQLPSLARLGLLPRPRWDVAHAGVRKIMKLMVPTLFGSSVAQFNLLFNTLAASLLVGGSVTWLYYSDRLLEFPLGMFGVAIGTVILPHLSSRHAEADPAGYSRGLDWGFRLCLLVGVPACLGLVLCAEPLLATLFQYRNFTAEDVRMSALSLMAQSLAVPAFLLVKVLAPAFYSRQDTRTPVRAALVSIAVNAACTLLFFVLLVVVSPTGQAALAAADGNWLRALKLIPGAHALLALAIAVAGWVNALQLAWYLRRARVYQPQPGWGRFLRQLALASVLMAAAVIALRLLWWDWSAWAWWERGWRLALLVGTGGVVYAAVLLAMGYRPRDLRGQ; from the coding sequence ATGGCTGTGAGCGGCAAGTTGCTGCGGTCCGCCGCTGTTTTCAGCTCCATGACCTTCCTGTCCCGCATCAGCGGGCTGGTCCGCGACCAGGTCTACGCGCAGGTTTTTGGCGCCAGTGCGGCCATGGATGCCTTCGTGGTCGCGTTCAGGATCCCGAATTTCATGCGCCGGCTCTCGGCCGAGGGCTCGTTCTCGATGGCCTTCGTCCCGGTGCTGGCCGAGTACAGGGCCCGGGGCGACCATGCCGCGGTCAAGGCCCTGGTGGACCGGGTGGCCGGGGTGCTCAGCGCCTCGCTGCTGCTGGTGACCGCGCTGGCCATCGCCGCTGCGCCATGGCTGATGCAGGTGTTCGCGCCGGGCTTCCCGGCCGGCAGCGAGCAGGCCGAGCTGGCCACGCTGATGCTGCGGATCACCTTCCCGTATGCCCTGTTCATCTCGATCGCCTCGCTGGTGGGCGGGGTGCTGAACAGCTACCAGCGGTTTGCGATCCCGGCGCTGTCGCCGATCCTGCTGAACGTGTCAATGATCGCCGCGGCGTTGTGCCTGGCGCCGCAGCTGGAGAGCTGGGGCTACGAACCGGTGCTGGCGCTGGCCTGGGGCGTATTCGCCGCCGGCATCCTGCAGCTGGCCTTCCAGTTGCCGTCGCTGGCCCGGCTGGGACTGTTGCCGCGACCGCGCTGGGACGTGGCCCACGCCGGGGTGCGCAAGATCATGAAACTGATGGTGCCGACCCTGTTCGGCTCCTCGGTGGCCCAGTTCAACCTTTTGTTCAACACCCTGGCGGCATCGCTGCTGGTGGGTGGCAGCGTGACCTGGCTGTACTACAGCGACCGCCTGCTGGAGTTCCCGCTGGGCATGTTCGGCGTGGCTATTGGCACGGTGATCCTGCCGCACCTGTCCAGCCGCCATGCCGAGGCCGACCCGGCCGGCTATTCCAGGGGCCTGGACTGGGGTTTCCGGCTGTGCCTGCTGGTCGGCGTGCCGGCCTGCCTGGGTCTGGTGCTGTGTGCCGAGCCGCTGCTGGCCACGCTGTTCCAGTACCGCAACTTCACCGCCGAGGACGTGCGCATGAGCGCGCTGAGCCTGATGGCGCAGTCGCTGGCGGTACCGGCCTTCCTGCTGGTGAAGGTGCTGGCCCCGGCGTTCTATTCGCGACAGGACACCCGCACCCCGGTCAGGGCGGCGCTGGTGTCAATCGCGGTCAACGCGGCCTGCACGCTGCTGTTCTTCGTGCTGCTGGTGGTCGTCAGCCCGACCGGGCAGGCGGCGCTGGCGGCCGCCGACGGCAACTGGCTGCGGGCGCTGAAGCTGATCCCCGGTGCCCACGCCCTGCTGGCGCTGGCGATCGCGGTGGCCGGCTGGGTCAATGCCCTGCAGCTGGCCTGGTACCTGCGCAGGGCGCGGGTCTACCAGCCGCAGCCCGGCTGGGGCCGGTTCCTGCGCCAGCTGGCGCTGGCCAGCGTGCTGATGGCTGCGGCGGTCATCGCCCTGCGCCTGCTGTGGTGGGACTGGAGCGCCTGGGCCTGGTGGGAACGCGGCTGGCGCCTGGCCCTGCTGGTCGGCACCGGCGGAGTGGTGTACGCCGCGGTGCTGCTGGCCATGGGCTACCGGCCGCGCGACCTGCGTGGCCAGTAA
- the cyoB gene encoding cytochrome o ubiquinol oxidase subunit I, translating into MFGKLSWGAIPHDPIVITTLIAAGIGGLLVLALITKFKLWGYLWKEWFTSVDHKKIGAMYLIVAFVMLLRGFADAIMMRVQQAIAAGGAEGVLPPHHYDQIFTAHGVIMIFFVAMPLITGLMNLVVPLQIGARDVAFPFVNSLSFWLFVAGAALMMISLGVGEFAQTGWLAFPPLSGLDYNPGVGVDYYIWALQVAGLGTTLSGINFFITILKMRTPGMPLMKMPVFSWTALVTNLLIVAAFPVLTITLVLLTLDRYLGTHFFTNDGGGNAMLYVNLIWIWGHPEVYILVLPAFGVFSEVIATYSRKSLFGYKGMVYATAAIGVLSFIVWLHHFFTMGSGANVNAFFGITTMIISIPTGVKIFNWLFTMFRGRVHFTTPVMWTIGFMVTFVIGGMTGVMLAIPAIDFVLHNSLFLIAHFHNVIIGGVVFGMFAGITYWFPKMFGFKLDETWGKRAFWGWFIGFYVAFMPLYILGFMGATRRMQSYPNLEYQPYFIVAGIGVAIIALGILCQVIQIIVSIRDRKKNADLTGDPWDARTLEWETSSPPAFYNFAVLPKGEELDDFWARKQRGEAWPKPAKYADIHMPRNTGTGVVIGAFSLVFGFAMIWHIWWLAIVGLVGMIGTFIYRTFDKDVDYYVPAAEVERIENEHRRHLEAQGLVKTELKA; encoded by the coding sequence ATGTTCGGAAAACTCTCTTGGGGAGCCATTCCGCACGACCCGATCGTGATCACGACGTTGATCGCGGCCGGCATCGGCGGACTGCTGGTCCTCGCACTGATCACCAAGTTCAAGCTGTGGGGCTATCTCTGGAAGGAGTGGTTCACCTCGGTTGACCACAAGAAGATCGGCGCGATGTACCTCATCGTTGCCTTCGTCATGCTGCTGCGCGGCTTCGCCGACGCGATCATGATGCGTGTCCAGCAGGCCATTGCCGCTGGCGGTGCCGAGGGCGTGCTGCCGCCGCACCACTACGACCAGATCTTCACCGCCCACGGCGTGATCATGATCTTCTTCGTGGCGATGCCGCTGATCACCGGCCTGATGAACCTGGTCGTGCCGCTGCAGATCGGCGCGCGCGACGTGGCGTTCCCGTTCGTCAACTCGCTGAGCTTCTGGCTGTTCGTGGCCGGCGCGGCGCTGATGATGATCTCGCTGGGCGTGGGCGAATTCGCCCAGACCGGCTGGCTGGCGTTCCCGCCGCTGTCGGGCCTGGACTACAACCCGGGCGTCGGCGTGGATTACTACATCTGGGCACTGCAGGTAGCAGGCCTGGGTACAACGCTGAGCGGCATCAACTTCTTCATCACCATCCTCAAGATGCGTACCCCGGGTATGCCGCTGATGAAGATGCCGGTGTTCAGCTGGACCGCGCTGGTGACCAACCTGCTGATCGTCGCCGCCTTCCCGGTGCTGACCATCACCCTGGTGCTGCTGACCCTGGACCGTTACCTGGGCACGCACTTCTTCACCAATGACGGTGGCGGCAACGCCATGCTGTACGTCAACCTGATCTGGATCTGGGGCCATCCCGAGGTCTACATCCTGGTGCTGCCTGCGTTCGGCGTGTTCTCCGAGGTGATTGCCACCTACTCGCGCAAGAGCCTGTTCGGCTACAAGGGCATGGTGTACGCGACCGCCGCCATCGGCGTGCTGTCCTTCATCGTGTGGCTGCACCACTTCTTCACCATGGGTTCGGGCGCCAACGTCAATGCCTTCTTCGGCATCACGACGATGATCATCTCGATCCCGACCGGCGTGAAGATCTTCAACTGGCTGTTCACCATGTTCCGCGGCCGCGTGCACTTCACCACCCCGGTGATGTGGACCATCGGCTTCATGGTGACCTTCGTGATCGGCGGCATGACCGGCGTGATGCTGGCCATCCCGGCCATCGACTTCGTGCTGCACAACTCGCTGTTCCTGATCGCCCACTTCCACAACGTGATCATCGGCGGCGTGGTGTTCGGCATGTTCGCCGGGATCACCTACTGGTTCCCGAAGATGTTCGGCTTCAAGCTGGACGAAACCTGGGGCAAGCGTGCGTTCTGGGGCTGGTTCATCGGCTTCTATGTCGCCTTCATGCCGCTGTACATCCTGGGCTTCATGGGCGCCACCCGCCGCATGCAGAGCTACCCGAACCTGGAATACCAGCCGTACTTCATCGTGGCTGGCATCGGCGTGGCGATCATCGCCCTGGGCATCCTGTGCCAGGTGATCCAGATCATCGTCTCGATCCGCGACCGCAAGAAGAACGCGGACCTGACCGGCGACCCATGGGATGCCCGTACGCTGGAGTGGGAAACCTCTTCGCCGCCGGCCTTCTACAACTTCGCCGTGCTGCCGAAGGGCGAGGAGCTGGACGACTTCTGGGCGCGCAAGCAGCGTGGTGAGGCCTGGCCGAAGCCGGCGAAGTACGCCGACATCCACATGCCGCGCAACACCGGTACCGGCGTGGTGATCGGCGCCTTCAGCCTGGTGTTCGGCTTTGCGATGATCTGGCACATCTGGTGGCTGGCCATCGTCGGCCTGGTCGGCATGATCGGCACGTTCATCTACCGCACCTTCGACAAGGACGTGGACTACTACGTGCCGGCGGCCGAGGTCGAGCGCATCGAAAATGAGCATCGCCGCCACCTGGAAGCCCAGGGGCTGGTGAAGACGGAGCTGAAGGCATGA